A portion of the Toxoplasma gondii ME49 chromosome VIIb, whole genome shotgun sequence genome contains these proteins:
- a CDS encoding acylphosphatase family protein (encoded by transcript TGME49_258940): METGGGDCVSRGAGQDLVAVVFEVHGRVQGVFFRVHTQEHAQHLGLTGWVQNMPGGTVKGEAEGPSAQVEKMLHWLRHVGSPQSRIDQLDILEKKSIAQRNYSSFEIIRKKRA; this comes from the coding sequence ATGGAGACTGGCGGCGGTgactgcgtctctcgcgggGCAGGCCAAGACCTCGTTGCCGTCGTTTTCGAGGTTCACGGTCGGGTGCAAGGAGTTTTTTTCCGCGTTCACACTCAAGAACATGCCCAACACCTAGGACTTACCGGGTGGGTTCAGAACATGCCGGGGGGCACTGTGAAGGGGGAGGCTGAAGGCCCAAGTGCCCAAGTTGAGAAAATGCTTCACTGGCTGCGACATGTAGGCAGTCCACAAAGCCGGATCGACCAACTGGACATTCTTGAGAAGAAGTCGATAGCGCAGCGAAACTATTCGTCGTTCGAAATAATTCGAAAGAAGCGTGCGTGA
- a CDS encoding peptidylprolyl isomerase (encoded by transcript TGME49_258930) — protein MSAAAPDRVRCLHLLIKHNESRNPVSRRTNQPVTKSKDQAWDELSVLKSSVRQENFAQLANQYSDCGSFQKGGDLGFFTRGMMQKPFEDASFALQVGEISDIIDTDSGLHLIYRIA, from the coding sequence ATGTCTGCTGCGGCACCCGACCGAGTGCGTTGCCTGCACTTGCTGATAAAGCACAACGAATCAAGAAACCCGGTCTCTCGCCGGACGAACCAACCGGTGACGAAGTCGAAGGACCAGGCTTGGGACGAACTATCCGTCCTGAAGTCCAGCGTTCGCCAGGAAAACTTTGCGCAGCTTGCGAATCAGTACAGCGACTGCGGTTCCTTTCAGAAAGGCGGGGATCTCGGGTTTTTCACCCGAGGAATGATGCAGAAACCTTTTGAAGACGCTTCCTTCGCGCTTCAAGTTGGGGAAATCAGCGATATTATTGATACCGACTCCGGGTTGCATCTCATCTACAGAATTGCGTAG